A section of the Roseomonas marmotae genome encodes:
- a CDS encoding CoA transferase, with product MTTTPAEATAALWHRAGLPREALGWLDLAGAEPALPSSFRVGTAAQASIAAMALAAAALHRQRGGPAQRVAVEMRHAAAEFRSERLLRIDGHEAPELWDAIAGLYPTADGWVRLHTNFPHHRDGVLRLLGVGNDRAEVARALLGRQALAFEDAAAAAGLCVAALRSFAEWDAHPQGRAIPDWPLRIERIGDAPPQPLPAGTRPLEGIRVLEMTRIIAGPVAGRALAAHGADVLLVTGPHLPAVAPLVIDTGRGKRSAQLDLRVPADLARLEDLLRQADVFLQSYRPGALAARGLGAQRLAALRPGIVCASLSAYGTEGPWRDRRGFDSLVQTASGFNAAEAEAAGERKPRPLPAQALDHASGYLLAFGILAALHRRAVEGGSWQVSVSLAGTGRWLRGLGRLEGGFAAPDPTRAELADLLEESDSGFGRLSAVRHAARMEATPAFFARPSVPLGTDAPEW from the coding sequence ATGACGACGACGCCGGCCGAAGCCACCGCCGCCCTCTGGCACCGCGCGGGCCTGCCGCGGGAGGCGCTGGGATGGCTGGACCTGGCCGGCGCGGAGCCGGCGCTGCCCTCCTCCTTCCGCGTCGGCACGGCGGCCCAGGCCAGCATCGCCGCCATGGCGCTGGCGGCGGCGGCGCTGCACCGCCAACGCGGCGGCCCGGCGCAACGCGTGGCGGTGGAGATGCGCCATGCCGCCGCCGAGTTCCGCTCCGAGCGCCTGCTGCGGATCGACGGGCATGAGGCGCCGGAGCTCTGGGACGCCATCGCCGGCCTCTATCCCACGGCGGATGGCTGGGTGCGGCTGCATACCAACTTCCCGCATCACCGCGACGGCGTGCTGCGCCTGCTGGGCGTGGGGAATGACCGCGCGGAGGTCGCCCGCGCCCTGCTGGGCCGGCAGGCCCTGGCCTTCGAGGATGCGGCGGCCGCCGCGGGCCTCTGCGTCGCCGCGCTGCGCAGCTTCGCGGAATGGGACGCGCATCCGCAGGGCCGGGCCATCCCGGACTGGCCGCTGCGGATCGAGCGGATCGGCGATGCGCCGCCGCAGCCGCTGCCCGCCGGCACCCGGCCGCTGGAGGGCATCCGCGTGCTGGAGATGACGCGCATCATCGCGGGCCCCGTGGCCGGGCGGGCGCTGGCGGCGCACGGGGCCGATGTGCTTCTGGTGACGGGGCCGCACCTGCCCGCCGTGGCGCCGCTGGTCATCGATACCGGGCGCGGCAAGCGTTCCGCGCAGCTCGACCTGCGCGTGCCGGCCGACCTCGCGCGGCTGGAGGATCTGCTGCGGCAGGCCGATGTCTTCCTGCAATCCTACCGCCCCGGCGCCCTGGCTGCGCGCGGCCTTGGCGCGCAGAGGCTGGCGGCGCTGCGGCCGGGCATCGTCTGCGCCAGCCTCTCCGCCTATGGCACGGAAGGCCCCTGGCGGGACCGGCGCGGCTTCGACTCCCTGGTGCAGACCGCCAGCGGCTTCAATGCCGCGGAGGCCGAGGCGGCGGGCGAGCGGAAGCCCCGCCCCCTGCCGGCCCAGGCGCTGGACCATGCCTCCGGCTATCTGCTGGCCTTCGGCATCCTGGCGGCGCTGCACCGGCGCGCGGTGGAGGGGGGCTCCTGGCAGGTCAGCGTCTCCCTGGCCGGCACCGGGCGCTGGCTGCGTGGGCTGGGGCGGCTGGAAGGCGGCTTCGCGGCCCCCGATCCCACGCGCGCGGAGCTGGCCGACCTGCTGGAGGAATCCGATTCCGGCTTCGGGCGGCTCAGCGCCGTCCGCCACGCGGCGCGGATGGAGGCGACGCCGGCCTTCTTCGCCCGCCCCTCGGTGCCACTGGGGACGGATGCGCCGGAATGGTAA
- a CDS encoding enoyl-CoA hydratase/isomerase family protein, with amino-acid sequence MDVAESLIMERVGGVAHLRLNRVRALNALDMAMITGIARALAGWREDPTIRMVLVEGEGGRAFCAGGDVRMARQMLLDGNPEGLVRFLAEEYAMNGAIGALRKPWISLIDGICMGGGIGVSVHGSHRIVTEAAVMAMPETTIGLFPDIGASYVLSRMPGALGLWLGLTGARMQGTEAVECGFATHFVPRESLARLREALLAGELDAIGRFARPVPPGRVAELQPVVDRCFGAGSVPAIVAALEAEDTDWAREQLAVLRRVSPTSLFVTHEMLRRARHMDLPGCLAMDVTLARSVTPYPDFAEGVRALLVDKDNNPRWTPASIEEADPARIEAMFG; translated from the coding sequence ATGGACGTGGCCGAGAGCCTGATCATGGAGCGTGTGGGCGGCGTGGCGCATCTGCGGCTGAACCGGGTGCGCGCGCTGAATGCGCTGGATATGGCCATGATCACCGGCATCGCCCGCGCCCTGGCCGGATGGCGGGAGGACCCCACCATCCGCATGGTGCTGGTGGAGGGGGAGGGCGGCCGCGCCTTCTGCGCCGGCGGCGATGTGCGGATGGCCCGGCAGATGCTGCTGGACGGGAATCCCGAGGGGCTGGTCCGCTTCCTGGCCGAGGAATATGCCATGAACGGCGCCATCGGCGCGCTGCGGAAGCCCTGGATCAGCCTGATCGACGGCATCTGCATGGGGGGTGGCATCGGCGTCTCCGTCCATGGCAGCCACCGCATCGTCACCGAGGCGGCGGTGATGGCCATGCCGGAGACCACGATCGGCCTCTTCCCGGATATCGGCGCGAGCTACGTCCTCTCCCGCATGCCCGGGGCACTGGGCCTCTGGCTCGGGCTGACCGGCGCGCGGATGCAGGGGACGGAGGCGGTGGAATGCGGCTTCGCCACCCATTTCGTGCCGCGCGAGAGCCTGGCCCGGCTGCGGGAGGCGCTGCTGGCCGGGGAGCTGGATGCCATCGGCCGCTTCGCCCGGCCGGTACCGCCGGGGCGCGTGGCCGAACTGCAGCCGGTGGTGGACCGCTGCTTCGGCGCCGGCAGCGTGCCGGCCATTGTCGCGGCGCTGGAGGCGGAAGACACGGACTGGGCGCGGGAGCAGCTGGCGGTGCTGCGCCGCGTCTCCCCCACCAGCCTCTTCGTGACGCATGAGATGCTGCGCCGCGCCCGGCACATGGACCTGCCGGGCTGCCTGGCCATGGACGTGACCCTGGCCCGCAGCGTCACCCCCTATCCGGACTTCGCCGAGGGCGTGCGCGCCCTGCTGGTGGACAAGGACAACAACCCCCGCTGGACCCCCGCCTCCATCGAGGAGGCGGACCCAGCCCGCATCGAGGCCATGTTCGGATGA
- a CDS encoding ABC transporter ATP-binding protein: MAEALVRFEGVRKAYGGAAGGYAVQHLDLDVFRGELLTLLGPSGSGKTTTLMMLAGFEQPTEGRILLAGQDIARLPPHKRGIGVVFQSYALFPHMSVAENVAFPLEVRGVSRADRAARVARALSAVRLEGYGDRRPAQLSGGQQQRVALARALVFEPPIVLLDEPLGALDKALREEMQFEIRDIHQRLGVTMMYVTHDQQEALTLSDRIAVFEGGLIRQLAPPRAIYDNPASAFVAGFVGENNRLPGKVLAREDGEARIALDCGPEVMARAAEALPAGSRCIVTIRPERVAVAAVAAAELGEGAMPAMLREAIFQGDHVRLKLALGDGGEVLAKRPVGGGALPEPGTVAAVAWEPGHALAFAAAS, from the coding sequence ATGGCCGAGGCGCTGGTGCGGTTCGAGGGCGTACGGAAGGCCTATGGCGGCGCGGCCGGGGGCTACGCGGTGCAGCACCTGGACCTGGATGTATTCCGCGGGGAATTGCTGACCCTGCTCGGCCCCAGCGGCTCCGGCAAGACCACCACGCTGATGATGCTGGCGGGGTTCGAGCAGCCGACCGAGGGCCGCATCCTGCTGGCCGGCCAGGACATCGCCCGCCTGCCGCCGCATAAGCGAGGCATCGGCGTGGTCTTCCAGTCCTATGCGCTCTTCCCGCATATGTCGGTGGCCGAGAATGTCGCCTTCCCGCTGGAGGTGCGCGGCGTCTCCAGGGCCGATCGCGCCGCCCGCGTGGCCCGCGCCCTCTCCGCGGTGCGGCTGGAAGGCTATGGCGACCGCCGCCCGGCGCAGCTCTCCGGCGGCCAGCAGCAGCGCGTGGCCCTGGCCCGCGCCCTGGTCTTCGAGCCGCCCATCGTCCTGCTGGACGAGCCCCTTGGCGCGCTGGACAAGGCGCTGCGGGAGGAGATGCAGTTCGAGATCCGCGACATCCATCAGCGCCTGGGCGTGACGATGATGTATGTCACCCACGACCAGCAGGAGGCGCTGACCCTCTCCGACCGCATCGCCGTCTTCGAGGGCGGGCTGATCCGCCAGCTGGCCCCGCCGCGCGCCATCTATGACAACCCCGCCAGCGCCTTCGTCGCGGGCTTCGTGGGCGAGAACAACCGCCTGCCCGGCAAGGTCCTGGCGCGGGAGGACGGCGAGGCGCGCATCGCCCTGGATTGCGGCCCGGAAGTGATGGCCCGCGCCGCCGAGGCCCTGCCCGCCGGCAGCCGCTGCATCGTCACCATCCGGCCGGAACGCGTGGCGGTCGCCGCCGTGGCGGCCGCCGAGCTGGGCGAGGGCGCCATGCCCGCGATGCTGCGCGAGGCGATCTTCCAGGGCGACCATGTGCGGCTGAAGCTGGCGCTGGGCGATGGCGGCGAGGTGCTGGCCAAGCGCCCGGTGGGCGGCGGCGCCCTGCCGGAACCGGGTACCGTGGCGGCGGTGGCCTGGGAGCCGGGGCACGCGCTGGCCTTCGCGGCGGCGTCCTAG
- a CDS encoding glutamate--cysteine ligase, which translates to MSNPGEADLTPITSVRQPAEWFSKGSKPPSEWRIGTEHEKFGFYHGDLSPPPYAPGPERKGGIRALLEGLQAKGWAPILDNGNPIGLTRGQASISLEPGGQFELSGAPLPDLHAGWAELQNHLEETREVAGPLGMGFAPLGFHPLATRDEMPWMPKGRYAIMRQYMPRVGAMGLDMMLRTCTVQVNLDFGDEADMVEKLRVSLALQPLATALFANSPFAEGKPNGFRTLRGRVWTETDPDRTGIPAVAFEQGFGFERFAEHVLDVPMYFIMREGRWIDCAGASFRQFIARGLPDRPDIQATMGDWADHVTTVFTDVRLKRFLEMRGADAGSPEMLHALPAFWTGLLYDAAAQKAAAALVRDWPVVDLQALRLAVPAGGLTTPFRGRGLREVAADALAISRDGLRARGLGEEVYLAPLEEIVATGETQADRWLRRCAEEWGGDVSRIFPEAAAA; encoded by the coding sequence ATGTCCAATCCCGGCGAGGCCGATCTCACGCCGATTACCTCCGTGCGGCAGCCCGCCGAATGGTTCTCCAAGGGCTCCAAGCCGCCCTCGGAATGGCGCATCGGCACGGAGCACGAGAAGTTCGGCTTCTACCACGGCGACCTCTCGCCCCCGCCCTATGCGCCGGGGCCGGAACGGAAGGGCGGCATCCGCGCCCTGCTGGAGGGGCTCCAGGCCAAGGGCTGGGCGCCCATCCTGGACAATGGCAACCCGATCGGCCTGACGCGCGGCCAGGCCAGCATCAGCCTGGAGCCGGGCGGGCAGTTCGAGCTTTCCGGCGCGCCGCTGCCGGACCTGCATGCCGGCTGGGCCGAGCTGCAGAACCACCTGGAGGAGACGCGGGAGGTCGCCGGCCCGCTCGGCATGGGCTTCGCGCCGCTGGGGTTCCACCCGCTGGCGACGCGCGACGAGATGCCCTGGATGCCCAAGGGCCGCTACGCCATCATGCGGCAATACATGCCCCGCGTCGGCGCCATGGGGCTGGACATGATGCTGCGCACCTGCACCGTGCAGGTGAATCTCGACTTCGGCGATGAGGCCGACATGGTGGAGAAGCTGCGCGTCAGCCTGGCGCTGCAGCCGCTGGCCACCGCGCTCTTCGCCAATTCCCCCTTCGCCGAGGGCAAGCCGAACGGCTTCCGCACGCTTCGCGGCCGCGTCTGGACCGAGACCGACCCGGACCGCACCGGCATCCCCGCCGTGGCCTTCGAACAGGGCTTCGGCTTCGAGCGCTTCGCGGAGCATGTGCTCGACGTGCCCATGTATTTCATCATGCGGGAGGGGCGCTGGATCGACTGCGCCGGCGCCAGCTTCCGCCAGTTCATCGCGCGCGGCCTGCCGGACCGGCCGGATATCCAGGCGACCATGGGCGACTGGGCCGACCACGTCACCACCGTCTTCACCGATGTCCGCCTCAAGCGCTTCCTGGAGATGCGCGGCGCCGATGCCGGCAGCCCCGAGATGCTGCACGCCCTGCCCGCCTTCTGGACCGGGCTGCTCTACGACGCCGCTGCCCAGAAGGCGGCCGCCGCCCTGGTGCGGGACTGGCCGGTGGTGGACCTCCAGGCGTTGCGCCTGGCCGTGCCGGCGGGCGGGCTGACCACCCCCTTCCGTGGCCGCGGCCTGCGGGAGGTGGCGGCGGATGCCCTGGCCATCTCCCGCGACGGGCTGCGCGCGCGCGGGCTGGGGGAAGAGGTGTATCTGGCGCCGCTGGAAGAGATCGTGGCGACGGGCGAGACCCAGGCCGACCGTTGGCTGCGCCGCTGCGCCGAGGAATGGGGCGGCGATGTCTCCCGCATCTTCCCGGAGGCCGCCGCGGCCTGA